The sequence AAGAGCTTCCTTTTCAATCTGAGCCCAGTTACGTTCGCTTCTAGCTAAGGTCCTTGATGCGTACTCTATCGGACGTCCTTCTTGCATAATGACTGCACCAATACCATCCTTGCTGCTGTCAACCTGTAATACAAGCTCCTTACTTTGATCAAAATAAGCTAGAACTGGTGTACAGGTTACCTTTTCTTTGATCACTGAGAAAGCGCGAGTGCACTTATCATTCCATTCAAACTTTGAGTTCTTTCTTGTCAGCTCTCGGATAGGTTCTAAATCATCAGCCAGATTGGGTAAGAACCTTGATAGATATTGTACCATTCCACAAAACctccgaattcctgaaatattggTAGGGGCAGGCATTTCTTTAATGGCCTTtaccttattttcatcaaccgTCACACCAGCTGATGTTAAACGATGTCCCATGAATgcgatttccttttttctataaaccgatttctcttcatttagtttgatcttttttttcttGACAACGCTTCTGTAGTGACTGAAGATTTTGTTCGTGATCACGCATTGCGTCGTGTTCCTCATTTCCAAAACCAACGACCACAATATCATCAGCTACACAGTATACACCCCGAAGCCCCTCCAATGCCTCATTTAATTTTCGCTGAAATATTTCACTGCTCACCTTCAGCCCGAAAGGTAAACGAGCCCATCGATATCTACCAAAGGGGGTAATCATAGTTGTCAACTTGCTGGATTCTTCGTCTAGCCGTATATGCCAAAAAGCCTCTTGAACATCCAGTTTGCTAAATATCTTGGCATGTTTTAGACTTGGCAGTATATCCTCCAAAATTGGTAATGTGTAATATTCCCTTTTAAGAGCTTTGTTGAGTGGCTGAGGATCTATACATATTCTtaactttccatttgttttttgaaCGACTGCCATTTGACTAACCCAGTCAGTTGGTTCAGTCTCCGGAATCAAAACTCCTCTTTTCACAAGAGAGTGTAACTCTTCTTGAACCTTTGATTTTAATGCAATCGGTAAACGTTGGCACGGTAATATTCTTGCTGGTAATGCAGAATCTACATTAAGTTTAACCTCTCCAAGGTCACCAAGGTTGCTCATCTCATGGTCAATGTCAATTTTTGATACAAATGCTTTACCATTGACAAACACGAATCCCATCTCTTGACATGTCTTTGACCCAAGTAAACACATTAGGTCATTTGAAACCACAATGAAGGTTAcacttctaatttcatcatttttggGGTTCTTCACATTCAATGTCGTCTCGCCAATGGGCGAAAGCTTGGATTTATTCCACATGGCGAGTTTCACAGACGTTGGTCGCACTTTATCCTTTTTGACATACCTTTGACATATTGCATTCACGTCAGCACCCGTATCCAAATGAAATCTAACCTCGGTATCGTTTACAATTAGTAATGCAGTTAATCTATTAGAATTTTTAATTGCAACCGGTGCCATCCACATGTAATGATCGTAGCCTTCATCTGCTTCTTCGTTCTTCTCTTTAACAATTTTAACTGTTTTCTTACATACAGCCTTGAAATGGTTTCTTCCTTTACATGCTTCACAGACTTTTCCCCATGCTGGgcattttgatttttcaaattcATGCTTATACCCACAAAATCGACACTTCACGGCATACCTGTCCATATTTTTTGAGTCCGAAAAATCCGTATTAAAGGAACTATCAGTAGCTTTGGTTCTCCAATTGTTCACCTTATTAACATTCTCAGAGCCAACTTCGCACATCTCTTTAGCACAATTAACGGTTGCTTCATAAGCCAAACATATCTTGACAGCTTTTTCTAAATTTAAGTTTCTTTCTCGAAGTAGCAGCTCCTGTAGTTTCCCTGTCACTGAAAACACAATTTTATCCCTTATCATTcgctctttttcttgaaaattacatttatcggCCTGAACCTTGAGTTCTATCAAAAATGAATGAAATGGCTGTTTGTATGAAATTTTCCAAAACCTGAAGGACTGTAACACTTCACTGGTACGAGGACAACAATACTCTTCTAATTTCCTAATTACATCATCAGGATTATCTTTCTGCTCCTCTGTTTTAAAATTAAACTGGTCAAATATTTCTACCATTTGTGGTCCTGCGCAATGGAGTATAATTGCAACCTTTATTTTCTTGGATTTAGAACTAGCTCCGCTTGCTGTCATGTAGATGTCCACTTGTCTCCTCCATTTTTTTAAAGTATCAGCAAGATTATCATCCAAAGGGTCTAATGGTGGAGGCAAACGAAACACAGATTCAGCCATTTTCTTCAGGAAAACACGATTTGTATCAAtaggcttctcttttttttttcttttggattctttaaataaccgctgccaccatgttgattttctttggtagaaatataaaactccaaaactgcgtgctgtgctttattcctaatccttcagaatctctatatacactgactaacttatttgcagttttatagttatagtaaacaacagataaaaatcatatgagtaatgttacaatggattggatatttacagtaaagtagttaagttgttttcaggtaacagtatgtacacaaacaactaaacaagtagttaacataaacattCAGATAATAGTATGTACAcagacaactaaacaagtagttaacaaACAGGCGGTGGAGAccgatccccacaccctttgtcccgcctgcagaggtctacggtgtgattattattattattattattaaatgctgagctacaaccctagttggaaaagcagaatgctataagcccaggggccccaacagggaaaatagcccagtgaggaaaggaaataaggaaaaatagaatattttaggaatattaacaatattgaaataaatatttcctatttaaactataaaaactttaacagaacaagaggaagaggaacttgatagaaaagtgtgcctgagtgtaccctcaagcaagagaactctaacccaaggcagtgtaagaccatggtacagaggctatggcactacccaagaatagagaacaatggtttgattttggagtgtccttctcctagaagagctgcttaccatagctaaagagtctcttctacccttaccaagagggaattagccactgaacaattacagtgcagtagttaaccccttggctgaagaag comes from Palaemon carinicauda isolate YSFRI2023 chromosome 19, ASM3689809v2, whole genome shotgun sequence and encodes:
- the LOC137659072 gene encoding uncharacterized protein, which codes for MAESVFRLPPPLDPLDDNLADTLKKWRRQVDIYMTASGASSKSKKIKVAIILHCAGPQMVEIFDQFNFKTEEQKDNPDDVIRKLEEYCCPRTSEVLQSFRFWKISYKQPFHSFLIELKVQADKCNFQEKERMIRDKIVFSVTGKLQELLLRERNLNLEKAVKICLAYEATVNCAKEMCEVGSENVNKVNNWRTKATDSSFNTDFSDSKNMDRYAVKCRFCGYKHEFEKSKCPAWGKVCEACKGRNHFKAVCKKTVKIVKEKNEEADEGYDHYMWMAPVAIKNSNRLTALLIVNDTEVRFHLDTGADVNAICQRYVKKDKVRPTSVKLAMWNKSKLSPIGETTLNVKNPKNDEIRSVTFIVVSNDLMCLLGSKTCQEMGFVFVNGKAFVSKIDIDHEMSNLGDLGEVKLNVDSALPARILPCQRLPIALKSKVQEELHSLVKRGVLIPETEPTDWVSQMAVVQKTNGKLRICIDPQPLNKALKREYYTLPILEDILPSLKHAKIFSKLDVQEAFWHIRLDEESSKLTTMITPFGRYRWARLPFGLKVSSEIFQRKLNEALEGLRGVYCVADDIVVVGFGNEEHDAMRDHEQNLQSLQKRCQEKKDQTK